Proteins encoded by one window of Cannabis sativa cultivar Pink pepper isolate KNU-18-1 chromosome 4, ASM2916894v1, whole genome shotgun sequence:
- the LOC115713183 gene encoding polygalacturonase At1g48100, whose amino-acid sequence MSGFSFTSLTFILVVCFMVWSSSNFEACIAGRGRHYWNRGPSNSSPLSSSLNNKKKPKNHHSGHHQHGHGGSSKPKSPPHYKAAPPPAIVKPGDDTPPSPPKGHQSSTTTFNVLNFGAKGDGTTDDTKAFQAAWAAACKVEASTLLVPAKYQFFVGPIEFSGPYCEPNIVFQLDGTIIAPQDPKAWGKGLFQWLLFSKLRGITVQGSGILEGKGSVWWKEASLYDDPADDELKLIIPLNSTVHQFPPVPIRSKLSGIMPSIKPTALRFYGSFNVTVTGITIQNSPQCHLKFDNCVGVLVHDMSVSSPGDSANTDGIHLQNSKDVLIHTTTLACGDDCISIQTGCSNVYVHNVNCGPGHGISIGSLGRYNTKACVSNITVRDVMMHNTMNGVRIKTWQGGLGSVQGVLFSNIQVSEVQLPIVIDQFYCDKSSCKNQTSAVAVSGITYERIRGTYTVKPVHFACSDNLPCTDVTLNSIQLKPIQERYHMSDAFCWQTFGELRTPTVPPIGCLQMGKPSSNRLQSDHDSC is encoded by the exons atgagTGGTTTTAGTTTCACAAGTCTCACATTCATACTTGTGGTTTGTTTTATGGTATGGTCATCATCAAATTTTGAAGCTTGCATTGCTGGAAGAGGAAGACATTATTGGAACAGAGGACCTTCAAACTCATCACCATTATCATCTTCTTTGAACAATAAAAAGAAACCCAAGAACCACCACAGTGGTCATCATCAACATGGCCATGGTGGTTCTTCAAAGCCAAAATCTCCGCCGCATTACAAGGCAGCTCCGCCACCGGCCATTGTCAAGCCCGGTGACGACACTCCTCCCAGTCCACCCAAAGGTCACCAGTCATCTACGACGACCTTTAACGTTTTGAATTTTGGTGCCAAAGGTGATGGAACTACAGATGATACTAAG GCATTCCAAGCTGCATGGGCAGCTGCTTGTAAGGTTGAGGCATCAACACTTCTAGTTCCTGCTAAATACCAATTCTTTGTTGGGCCCATCGAGTTTTCTGGCCCATATTGTGAGCCCAACATCGTATTTCAG TTGGATGGCACAATCATAGCTCCACAAGACCCCAAAGCATGGGGAAAAGGTCTCTTCCAATGGCTTTTATTCtcaaagctaagaggaattacaGTTCAAGGGAGTGGAATCTTAGAAGGAAAAGGATCAGTTTGGTGGAAAGAGGCCTCTCTATATGATGACCCTGCTGatgatgagttaaagcttattATCCCATTAAACAGCACAGTACATCAATTTCCACCAGTCCCG ATAAGAAGCAAGCTCAGTGGAATAATGCCAAGCATCAAACCAACA GCCCTGAGATTTTATGGGAGCTTTAATGTGACAGTCACGGGGATAACAATCCAGAACAGTCCTCAATGCCATCTCAAGTTTGACAACTGCGTTGGGGTTTTGGTCCATGACATGAGTGTGTCATCTCCCGGTGACAGTGCCAATACTGATGGAATACACCTACAAAACTCCAAAGATGTGTTAATCCACACCACCACTCTTGCCTGTG GAGACGACTGTATTTCGATTCAAACTGGATGTTCAAATGTATACGTACACAATGTGAACTGTGGACCTGGTCATGGAATCAGCATTGGAAGTCTAGGCAGGTACAACACCAAAGCTTGTGTCTCTAACATCACTGTCCGAGATGTAATGATGCACAACACAATGAATGGTGTTAGAATCAAGACTTGGCAG GGTGGTTTAGGGTCTGTCCAAGGAGTTCTGTTTTCAAACATTCAAGTTTCTGAAGTTCAACTTCCAATTGTGATTGACCAATTTTATTGTGACAAAAGTAGTTGTAAGAACCAGACATCAGCTGTGGCTGTATCAGGAATAACCTATGAGAGAATAAGAGGGACTTACACAGTAAAACCTGTACACTTTGCTTGCAGTGATAACCTACCATGCACAGATGTGACACTAAATTCCATACAGCTTAAACCAATACAAGAACGATATCACATGTCTGATGCCTTCTGTTGGCAGACTTTTGGAGAGTTGAGGACTCCTACTGTCCCGCCAATCGGTTGTTTACAGATGGGAAAGCCTTCAAGCAACCGACTTCAATCTGACCACGATTCATGTTGA